The following are encoded together in the Candidatus Aenigmatarchaeota archaeon genome:
- a CDS encoding glycine cleavage system protein H, which yields MKYKNHDLPEKLLYNCDSAWLKIDGDVATLGIIEPVAKAIKEFLFAKLPEKGGIKKGEVWLSLEALKWSGHLKSPVSGEVVEVNEKVYDEPDLINKDPYGTWIIKIKLCDKSEIKELKRPEQIVPWLDEVIK from the coding sequence ATGAAGTACAAAAACCATGACCTGCCAGAAAAACTCCTCTACAATTGCGACTCCGCCTGGCTAAAGATTGACGGAGATGTGGCAACCCTTGGGATAATCGAGCCGGTCGCTAAAGCCATAAAGGAGTTCCTATTTGCAAAACTTCCCGAAAAGGGCGGGATAAAAAAGGGCGAGGTCTGGCTGTCGCTTGAAGCCCTGAAGTGGTCGGGCCACCTAAAAAGCCCGGTATCCGGGGAGGTAGTTGAGGTAAACGAAAAGGTCTACGACGAGCCGGACCTGATAAACAAGGACCCTTATGGCACATGGATCATTAAAATCAAGCTTTGCGACAAGTCCGAGATAAAGGAGCTTAAACGCCCTGAACAAATTGTACCCTGGCTTGATGAGGTGATAAAGTAA